Proteins from one Arsenophonus apicola genomic window:
- a CDS encoding PipA/GogA/GtgA family type III secretion system effector: MPPIDFNNKISNSPLYTQPSNNNDEDLADKYPDLKIQSTDPSPTRKSHDKIATNSDKLHSSEHVTSLFLSNKKIESESDENQYQLCHKELSTIMTTAYDKSPTFRRLFNYAYESNLCDGDKWYLSTQDAFSTTVTIEEIKAENGKKIISLTTDPANCSRFNEDYQLENGNYALFSITRAFMHEIVHALTMLPDEDNNHARGAVVEYTNIVLKEMGNKEPARFKY; the protein is encoded by the coding sequence ATGCCGCCAATTGATTTTAATAATAAAATATCCAATTCTCCACTGTATACTCAACCTTCTAATAATAACGATGAAGATTTAGCTGATAAATATCCTGATTTAAAAATTCAATCAACGGATCCATCCCCAACAAGAAAGTCACATGACAAAATTGCAACCAATAGCGATAAACTACATTCATCGGAACATGTTACATCCCTATTTCTATCAAATAAAAAAATTGAATCAGAATCAGATGAAAACCAATACCAGTTATGTCACAAAGAACTATCCACTATCATGACCACGGCCTATGACAAAAGTCCAACTTTTAGGCGATTATTTAATTATGCGTATGAGAGCAATCTTTGCGATGGTGATAAATGGTATTTATCAACTCAAGATGCCTTTAGCACCACCGTAACTATAGAAGAGATAAAAGCTGAAAATGGTAAAAAAATTATATCCCTTACGACCGATCCTGCCAATTGTTCGCGCTTTAACGAGGACTATCAACTAGAAAATGGTAATTATGCTCTGTTTAGTATAACCCGCGCCTTTATGCATGAAATCGTGCATGCATTAACAATGCTTCCTGACGAGGATAATAATCATGCCAGAGGTGCGGTGGTAGAATATACCAATATTGTCCTTAAAGAAATGGGTAATAAAGAACCGGCCAGATTTAAATATTAA
- a CDS encoding beta/gamma crystallin domain-containing protein, with the protein MNNNELFSTGVIFYKGKNYTGDGFLYVESNEEYRLPTELNDKFNSVRVGRLSQVQEWKDYAANNAPGNITKIWQYDTPDLSEIKGLSRFTVFPKHTDILAIQLNNNTGNNNIFYQVVFNISFLCNPIYIKANTDYQCIGSFPQDGNLYNANIAIISNQNRPAIHGQVSFVYNMSNNEIEIMTCNQNFPSMLSFQKSERNRFQLNINNN; encoded by the coding sequence ATGAATAATAATGAATTATTTTCAACGGGTGTTATTTTTTATAAAGGAAAAAATTATACTGGTGATGGATTTTTATATGTTGAATCTAATGAAGAATATCGCCTACCGACTGAATTGAATGATAAATTTAATTCTGTCAGAGTGGGCAGACTTTCACAAGTTCAAGAATGGAAAGATTATGCGGCTAATAACGCTCCAGGTAATATAACAAAAATTTGGCAATATGATACACCTGATCTATCAGAGATAAAAGGCTTATCGAGATTTACCGTATTTCCTAAGCATACCGATATATTAGCGATACAACTTAACAATAACACAGGCAATAATAATATATTTTATCAAGTTGTGTTTAATATTTCTTTTTTATGTAACCCGATATATATTAAAGCAAATACAGACTATCAATGTATTGGTTCTTTTCCACAAGATGGGAATTTATATAATGCTAATATTGCTATTATTAGCAATCAAAATAGACCAGCCATTCATGGCCAAGTAAGTTTTGTATATAATATGTCGAATAACGAAATTGAGATAATGACATGTAATCAAAATTTTCCATCAATGCTATCATTTCAAAAATCTGAAAGAAATAGATTTCAACTAAATATTAATAATAATTAG
- a CDS encoding putative hemolysin yields MKKILLLLTYIYVVGCTNATESSSPTKAIGVANPASVYCIKKGGKINIVKTAKGEVGYCRLANGVSIEEWTLYHQNH; encoded by the coding sequence ATGAAAAAAATACTATTACTACTAACATATATTTATGTTGTCGGATGTACTAATGCAACAGAATCATCGTCACCCACTAAAGCCATCGGCGTGGCAAATCCTGCCTCAGTTTATTGTATTAAAAAAGGTGGCAAAATTAACATTGTCAAGACAGCTAAAGGCGAAGTCGGTTATTGCCGCCTAGCTAACGGTGTGAGTATTGAAGAGTGGACACTATATCATCAAAATCATTAA
- a CDS encoding sulfurtransferase TusA family protein has product MSEIQLDTRGKLCPYPLIQVQKAKDLMINGDILIIKYDCAQATENIPKWAAKSGHEVINFQQTGNAQWQITIKKGK; this is encoded by the coding sequence ATGAGTGAAATTCAACTAGATACTAGGGGAAAGTTATGCCCATATCCATTGATTCAAGTGCAAAAAGCGAAAGATTTAATGATAAACGGTGATATTTTAATTATTAAATATGATTGTGCTCAAGCGACAGAAAATATCCCGAAGTGGGCGGCTAAATCAGGTCATGAAGTGATTAATTTTCAACAAACTGGCAACGCCCAGTGGCAAATTACTATTAAAAAAGGTAAATAA
- a CDS encoding YeeE/YedE family protein: MISLSHISGLVLGGLLGFIMQRGRFCLAGGIRDFYLFRDGQMIIAILIVISIQSVGLFGLQSLELIILPYTQFLWLATIVGGILFGSGMALAGSCSTGAYYRTAEGLVGSIMAVIGFILSSWLVRLPISKSFFSPITSQVLDSGTITQTFHVSPCVIMPILTSLTIYLAIRHIRLWKPINIAKITAKKRGIGHLLFEARWHPFITAMLVGIIALLAWPASLSAGRIGGLGISGPSAQFFTLLIDGNFKFFNWAGYLLIGLLLGSFIAAKGSQEFRFRNPGWITLVKSFVGGLLMGIGSGLAGGCMLGNTLVNTAWFSWQGWVFIPCIIFGSWLISYFTVIRPWQIKPKRL, from the coding sequence ATGATAAGTTTATCTCATATATCTGGTTTAGTATTGGGTGGATTACTTGGTTTTATCATGCAACGAGGACGTTTTTGTTTAGCTGGTGGAATAAGAGATTTCTATTTATTCCGTGACGGGCAAATGATAATTGCTATTTTGATCGTTATTTCTATTCAGAGTGTCGGACTATTTGGATTGCAAAGTCTAGAATTAATCATACTCCCTTATACCCAATTTTTATGGTTAGCAACCATTGTTGGTGGCATTCTATTTGGTAGTGGCATGGCATTGGCAGGCTCTTGTTCTACTGGAGCCTATTATCGAACAGCTGAAGGTTTAGTTGGCAGTATTATGGCTGTTATTGGCTTTATCCTCTCCAGTTGGTTAGTTCGCTTGCCGATCAGTAAATCTTTTTTTTCACCAATTACCTCTCAGGTATTAGATAGCGGAACAATTACGCAAACTTTTCATGTATCACCCTGTGTAATCATGCCTATTTTAACATCACTAACAATCTATTTAGCCATTAGGCATATCAGACTGTGGAAACCGATTAATATAGCAAAAATAACAGCAAAAAAGAGAGGAATTGGCCATCTATTATTTGAAGCACGTTGGCATCCATTTATTACGGCAATGTTGGTAGGAATTATTGCGCTACTAGCCTGGCCGGCAAGTTTATCAGCTGGTCGAATTGGCGGGCTTGGTATTAGCGGACCCAGCGCGCAATTCTTTACATTATTGATTGACGGCAATTTTAAATTTTTTAACTGGGCTGGCTATTTATTAATCGGGCTTTTGTTGGGTTCATTTATTGCAGCAAAGGGAAGTCAAGAATTCAGATTTAGGAACCCAGGTTGGATCACATTGGTAAAAAGTTTTGTTGGTGGCTTATTAATGGGGATTGGTAGTGGTTTGGCGGGTGGCTGCATGCTAGGTAATACATTGGTTAATACCGCTTGGTTTTCATGGCAAGGTTGGGTATTTATTCCTTGTATTATATTTGGTAGTTGGCTCATTAGTTATTTTACTGTCATTCGTCCATGGCAAATAAAACCAAAGAGGTTATAG